One genomic segment of Thunnus albacares chromosome 18, fThuAlb1.1, whole genome shotgun sequence includes these proteins:
- the LOC122968963 gene encoding proteinase-activated receptor 2-like, which yields MAVRSKDKEFLSSHLTTIFLPIIYIIVFAVGLPTNAMAIWVFLFRTKKKRPSSIYMANLALADLLFVIWVPLKISYHFNGNNWIYGEGLCKVLVAFFYSNMYCSIAFITCISVQRYWAVVHPLSAQQRDNRIPVAVSITVWVVVWLITIPLYLYDQQVRITNFKPKILTCHDVTRESQVKIAAGYFLTMGTLGFVVPTIVCIISYILMLKALRNSMTDAAITKKRRKAVVLMITVLVMFLVCFTPSNIMLLVHYILLLGGADNHLYRFYITTLCLASLNSCIDPFVYYFISKDFRDHVKNTFLCRSERTVKRMKVSFRAPKNSQEQHTTPKSGNTQSTEC from the exons ATGGCTG TCAGATCCAAAGACAAAGAATTCCTGAGCAGTCATCTTACAACTATCTTCCTCCCAATCATCTACATCATTGTGTTTGCTGTGGGGCTGCCCACCAACGCCATGGCAATATGGGTATTCCTCTTCAGGACCAAGAAAAAGCGCCCGTCGTCAATCTACATGGCAAACCTGGCTCTGGCTGATTTGCTCTTTGTCATCTGGGTACCCCTGAAGATATCATACCACTTCAACGGGAACAACTGGATCTACGGAGAAGGGCTGTGCAAAGTGCTGGTGGCGTTTTTCTACAGCAACATGTACTGCTCCATCGCCTTTATCACCTGCATAAGTGTCCAACGTTATTGGGCGGTGGTCCACCCACTGTCCGCGCAGCAGAGGGACAACCGCATACCCGTTGCCGTCTCCATCACAGTCTGGGTGGTGGTCTGGCTTATCACCATCCCTCTCTACCTGTATGACCAACAGGTCAGAATAACAAACTTCAAGCCAAAAATCCTTACCTGCCATGATGTCACCAGGGAAAGTCAGGTGAAAATAGCAGCTGGCTACTTCCTGACAATGGGAACTCTGGGATTTGTTGTTCCCACTATTGTGTGTATCATATCCTACATCCTCATGCTCAAAGCTCTCAGGAACAGCATGACAGATGCTGCCATCACCAAGAAGCGACGGAAGGCTGTGGTCTTGATGATCACGGTGTTGGTTATGTTTTTAGTGTGCTTTACCCCCAGTAACATCATGCTGCTGGTACACTATATCCTCTTGTTGGGCGGGGCTGACAACCACCTGTACAGATTTTACATCACCACCCTGTGCCTGGCTAGTCTCAACAGCTGCATCGACCCTTTTGTTTACTACTTTATCTCCAAGGACTTCAGGGATCATGTGAAGAACACGTTCCTCTGCAGGAGTGAGAGAACAGTGAAGAGGATGAAGGTTTCCTTCAGGGCTCCGAAAAACTCACAAGAGCAACACACCACGCCTAagtcaggaaacacacagagcactgaATGCTAG
- the LOC122968966 gene encoding proteinase-activated receptor 2-like codes for MGKINSDGVEVRSQYKEILSSHLTTIFVPIIYIIVFAVGLPTNAMAIWVFLFRTKKKHPSSIYMANLALADLLFVIWVPLKISYHFNGNNWIYGKGLCKVLVAFFYSNMYCSIAFITCISVQRYWAVVHPLSAQQRDNRIPVAVSITVWVVVWLITIPLYLYDQQVRITNFNPQIFTCNDVTRESWLKIAAGYFLTIGTLGFVVPAIVCIISYILMLKALRSSMTDAAITKKRRKAVVLMITVLVMFLVCFTPYNVMLLVHYILMLGGADNHLYRFYITTLCLASLNSCIDPFVYYFISKNFRDHVKNTFLCRSERTVKRMKVSFRAPKNSQEQHTTPKSGNTQSTEC; via the exons ATGGGAAAGATCAATTCCG ATGGGGTAGAAGTCAGATCCCAATACAAGGAAATCCTGAGCAGTCATCTTACAACTATCTTCGTCCCAATCATCTACATCATTGTGTTTGCTGTGGGGCTGCCCACCAACGCCATGGCAATATGGGTATTCCTCTTCAGGACCAAGAAAAAGCACCCCTCGTCAATCTACATGGCAAACCTGGCTCTGGCTGATTTGCTCTTTGTCATTTGGGTCCCCCTGAAGATATCATACCACTTCAACGGGAACAACTGGATCTACGGAAAAGGGCTGTGCAAAGTGCTGGTGGCGTTTTTCTACAGCAACATGTACTGCTCCATCGCCTTTATCACCTGCATAAGTGTCCAGCGTTATTGGGCGGTGGTCCACCCACTGTCCGCGCAGCAGAGGGACAACCGCATACCCGTTGCCGTCTCCATCACAGTCTGGGTGGTGGTCTGGCTTATCACCATCCCTCTCTACCTGTATGACCAACAGGTCAGAATAACAAACTTCAATCCACAAATCTTTACTTGCAATGATGTCACCAGGGAAAGTTGGCTGAAAATAGCAGCTGGCTACTTCCTGACAATAGGAACTCTGGGATTTGTTGTTCCCGCTATTGTGTGCATCATATCCTACATCCTCATGCTCAAAGCTCTCAGGAGCAGCATGACAGATGCTGCCATCACCAAGAAGCGACGGAAGGCTGTGGTCTTGATGATCACAGTGTTGGTTATGTTTTTAGTGTGCTTCACCCCCTATAATGTCATGCTGCTGGTACACTATATCCTCATGTTGGGCGGGGCCGACAACCACCTGTACAGATTTTACATCACCACCCTGTGCCTGGCAAGTCTCAACAGCTGCATCGACCCTTTTGTTTACTACTTTATCTCCAAGAATTTCAGGGATCATGTGAAGAACACGTTCCTCTGCAGGAGTGAGAGAACAGTGAAGAGGATGAAGGTTTCCTTCAGGGCTCCGAAAAACTCACAAGAGCAACACACCACGCCTAagtcaggaaacacacagagcactgaATGCTAG